CCAGAGTACACCAGATTGATGGCGGAAGGCTCTGCGCCTTCCCGTCTTATATCCCCGCCCGCATTGGGCGAGGGTTTACGACGATTTTGCTAATCTTGCCATTAGCAACCCCTGTATTTCCGTTTAACAGTCTGCTCTGCTTATAGCATATAGATAGGGTGATGGGTAGTGCTGAGATATAGAGTTCAATTGGGGGTTCTGGAAAAGTACAGAGGTCTGTTCGAAGAGGATCCTACTGCATTTGCCCAGTAAGCTACGGGAGCCTGCCGGTTTCGGTGTCTTTCAGCTTGCAGCGCTTTTTCCAGGCTGGAAGCACACTTAACATAGCCACACTCATTCAGACAACTCAATACGCGGGTTATGCGCTGATGGTTATGGTCAAAGCCACCGATCCACTTTGCATGCCCTTCTGCCTGTCCCGGAATAACCTGTATATCATCCCCGATACGTTTTAACCCCCAGAATTTCAGCATTTGATCCAGAGACTTTTGCAGTTCCCCCTGCAATACCGGGTCTCTCTGGATTTCCTGAATCATTTGTGGGGTTAGCACGGGAGCGTTCGGGTTGTGTGGGCTGTTATGCTGGTTGGGAAACAACAGCTGAATATATTGATGCTCGCTTTCCAGCTGTCTGGCCGTGAACTGTCTTATCTGCTGCAATGTGAGCCGCTGCCCCTCAATGCGGCCCCCGGATCGGTAAAAGTCTAACCACTGTTGTGTATTTGTTCTGCGGGCAGCCGGAGCTGGAGCAGCAACGGGCACAGCAGCGGGAACAGGAGCCGGTGGGGAAGCCGGTACAGGCCGTCTGGAGACTGCCGTTTTAGCGACAGGCTTAGCGACGGGCTGAGGTATCAGCACAAACTCCGGGTCATCTGTCGCAGGGTCAGCGTTTTCCGGAGGCTCCCCCGGCGCGGGTCTCTGCCCCTTTAGCGCAGTAGGGGCTGGCACTACAGGTGCCATAATAACCTCTACCTGAAGTTGCTCCAGTCTGTTAATCTGTTGCCCGATTTCCTGCTTTACCTCAGCCAGCTGCCGATCCAGCTCCTGAACCCGGCCCTCCGAGAAATAGGCCCTGGTCTGCCGGACAAGCGGTTTCGCCTGCTGTCGCAATGCCTGAACCCTTGCCTGAACGTCTGCCCCTCCTTGCTCAGGAGGAATCACACTGACGGGAGGTTTTCCCCTGGGTATAAACACCAGTCGGTAATTAACAGGCTCTGCTGCACCAGAACGATTAAGCTGCTGTGAAAGACTCTCCAGATGATTACAAAGAAACTTCTGGCCTTCTAACATCGCCTGCCGGTCTCTGGAGCGTTCAAGACTCTGAGAGACACTTCTGACTTCTGCCTTAGCAGCCCCTCCCATATGGGGCGGAACCTTTACAGCAACAGCGGCCCGACGTTCATGGAGAGACTTGCCAGACGTTCGGCTGTCGTTCCTGGGAATACGTCTGGATGGCGCGGGTAAACCTTCTGCCTCTGGCGATTCAGAAGGCGAGGTAAACCCGGTGCTTCCTGTTGAAGGTGGTTTAGGTCCGGAAACTGGCATGGCTGCAATTTTTTTAACTGTTATCTGTAGCTTGTTTTATCGTCCAAAACAGGTGAAACACAATACGCTGTCATTCAGGGATGTTTATTTCACCTGTGTCAGGATTAGCTCAGCCCTGGCTTTGTACTATCCGGGAGACCAGCACAAGGTTATCCCGTAACTGCCTGTCATTCGGTGATTGCTTTACAGCCTGTTGCAAAAGCTGTTCAGCACGGCGGTATGCTTCCTGAGTAAGTAATAACTGAGCATGCCGTTGCAGCGCCTCCAGTTGCACCGATGACACAGATTCAGCCCGACGGTAAAGTGCCTCTGCCTGAAGAGGATTACTATCTTCATAGAGCCCGGCCATCGCTATCAGGGCTCTGCCGTTCAAAGGATTCAGTTTCAATGACTTCTGCAGTAGGTCAATTTGCTGACTGGCTGACTTTCCGGGATTCTTTTCCGCCAGCAACATAGCCTGACTGACAAAACCGTGACTGCGCTCAGAGGCATTTAAAGAGCTACTGAGCATTAGTGTTTTCAGCGTGTTATCTGCCAGTGTGTATTGCTGCTGACTAATCAGGTAGTCAGCCATTTCCAATAGCTGCTGTTGATGCCCCTCAATCCCGTTGTGGATAAATTGCAGCAGGTGAGGCTGTGCCATCTGGTAGTAGCCCTGACTCAGATAAACCTGGGCTAATTGCCAGCTTAATTCATTACCGGGCATTAATTGTTGGGCAATCTCTAAACTGGCGATAGCTTCCGGCCAGTGGTTCTGACGTTGAGCCAGACCAGCTCTTAAAATATATAACCGGGCATTATCAGGAGCATCTGCCAGCAGTTGATCGGTCATTGAACGAGCCAGAGAATCATCACCAGCAGCCATAGCAGCATGTAATAGCCCTCGTTTCCATTGAGGATTATCCCCGGCCAGCATCAGGGCGTGACTGTATGCCGCGGTGGCTGCCTGGGGCTGGCTGGTTTGCAGATAGCCATAACCAAGCATGGCGTATATTTGAGCGGGCGCTCCCTGACGGGCAGCCTGCCGCAGATGAGGCCGTGCAGCTTTGTAGTTTCCCTGCTGAGTTAAAAGTAATCCAAGACTCTCATGAGCCCGGGTGAACTGTGGCAGCAAATCAATGGAATGGCGCAATGATTCAACAGCAGCCTTGTGCTGTTGTTGCTGTTGTTGAAGCTGAGCTAATGAAAACCACATGGCTGCGCTTGGTTTCCGGGCCAGTTGTATACGCAGCTCAGTCATGGCGTCCGACTCACGCTGATTTTTTACCAGTTCAACCACTTTATTCAGAGTTTCATATTCCTCACTGGTTATTCTGGGTTCACGTTGTTGATAAGGAGAGGTGCTGAATTGAAAGTGCAGATCTCCGCCATCCCAGTCAAAGTCTGTAGTCGCGCAGGCTATGCTGGCACAGAAACACAGCAGGATAAAAATCAGTTTTTTCATGAAGATACCTTAAGTGGCCAGATAAATTCGGCCTTCACTTTGCTGCCTTGACGACGGGGTGTAGAGAAACGTGCCTGCTTAACAATTCTCTTTGCAGAAGCTCCCAACTCCGGGTATTCCATCTGTTCTATGTTAACCAGCTCTACTCTTCCGTTTTCATGAATGATAATGTGCAGCCGCACCTGCGCCTGGCGTACACCTTTCTGCCGTAATGCAGCTGGCAATCGAACCGTAATCGGTGTCAGCAGCCGGGGCATTTCATCCAGCTCATCGAGGCTGAAGGTGGTAATGGCAGCCACTACTGCTTCGACATCAAACTCCAATGCACCCTCTATTGATGTCTGACTGCTAATGACTGGTGCAGTCAGTTCTGGCAGAGGTACATCGAGTGTTGTCACTTTCAGTTTGACCGGTACTTCTGCCTGAGAGACCTGCAGGTTCACCGCCGTATTCTGCTGCAGCTGCTGCTGACTGGGCGGTGGCGGAGGTGGTGGTGGCACCACGACAGTATTCACCTTCCTTATTAGCAATGTCTCTTCAGGTGGTGAACCTGTTGTTTGCAGCTCTGACAGATACAATAACAAAGTCAGCATTAGCAGAGCCGCAAGACTGTTGGCAAACCATCTTTGAATCATCGTCAATTACCGGATTTCGTGGCAACGCTTACCTGGCTGAAACCCGCCAGTTTGCACAAATCTATCAGTTGCACCAGCGGTTCCGTCAAGCTGTGTTTGTCGGCCTGTATAATCACCACATGGCGCCCTTTGCGTTGTTGCTGCTTAAGCATTGGCGTAACTCCGGCCATACCGATCTGCATACCACCATGCCATATTTCCCCCTCGGCACTGAGGGCAATTAAAACGGCTTGCTGTTGGGTATCTGTCTGACTCACAGCAGCAGGGCGATCTACCTCGATACCGGTTTCCCGGACAAACACTGCGGAAACAATGAAGAAGATAAGCAGGATAAATACCACATCCAGTAACGGGCCAATATCGATAGTAAGGTTCTGGTTGCTGCTATCGGCTATTGAACGTCTATGCATTCCGTCTCCTGAAGAAACCGTTCACAGTGGCGTTGGCAAAATATCAGCAACAGCACTGCAGGAACGGCACTGGTCAACCCCAGCTGCGTTGTTAGCAGAGCTTCCGCAATGCCTGTCGACAGCACTGCCTGATCGCCATGGGCAAGACCATTGAAGCTGTCAAACAGACCTCCGACAGTTCCCAGCAGGCCGAGTAAAGGCAATACCGAAACCCAACCCGATAACTGTCTGCCACGCAGCTGACATAACACGACACTTGTTTTATTTAATGGTTCGTTCATGAACAACAGCTGTATCAGATCAAAAATCTGCCAGTAGATAATCAGCGCCAGAAAGAAGATCAGGCCAAGCACAATCCCCTTGGGCGACATAAGCAGTTCAATCATGCAGCCTCCTGACAGGTATTACTGAGTTCACCAAGGAGTACCGTGTCTGCTTCCAGTTGTGCCAGAT
Above is a genomic segment from Endozoicomonas euniceicola containing:
- a CDS encoding opioid growth factor receptor-related protein — translated: MPVSGPKPPSTGSTGFTSPSESPEAEGLPAPSRRIPRNDSRTSGKSLHERRAAVAVKVPPHMGGAAKAEVRSVSQSLERSRDRQAMLEGQKFLCNHLESLSQQLNRSGAAEPVNYRLVFIPRGKPPVSVIPPEQGGADVQARVQALRQQAKPLVRQTRAYFSEGRVQELDRQLAEVKQEIGQQINRLEQLQVEVIMAPVVPAPTALKGQRPAPGEPPENADPATDDPEFVLIPQPVAKPVAKTAVSRRPVPASPPAPVPAAVPVAAPAPAARRTNTQQWLDFYRSGGRIEGQRLTLQQIRQFTARQLESEHQYIQLLFPNQHNSPHNPNAPVLTPQMIQEIQRDPVLQGELQKSLDQMLKFWGLKRIGDDIQVIPGQAEGHAKWIGGFDHNHQRITRVLSCLNECGYVKCASSLEKALQAERHRNRQAPVAYWANAVGSSSNRPLYFSRTPN
- a CDS encoding MotA/TolQ/ExbB proton channel family protein, which gives rise to MIELLMSPKGIVLGLIFFLALIIYWQIFDLIQLLFMNEPLNKTSVVLCQLRGRQLSGWVSVLPLLGLLGTVGGLFDSFNGLAHGDQAVLSTGIAEALLTTQLGLTSAVPAVLLLIFCQRHCERFLQETECIDVQ
- a CDS encoding ExbD/TolR family protein is translated as MHRRSIADSSNQNLTIDIGPLLDVVFILLIFFIVSAVFVRETGIEVDRPAAVSQTDTQQQAVLIALSAEGEIWHGGMQIGMAGVTPMLKQQQRKGRHVVIIQADKHSLTEPLVQLIDLCKLAGFSQVSVATKSGN
- a CDS encoding tetratricopeptide repeat protein, whose protein sequence is MKKLIFILLCFCASIACATTDFDWDGGDLHFQFSTSPYQQREPRITSEEYETLNKVVELVKNQRESDAMTELRIQLARKPSAAMWFSLAQLQQQQQQHKAAVESLRHSIDLLPQFTRAHESLGLLLTQQGNYKAARPHLRQAARQGAPAQIYAMLGYGYLQTSQPQAATAAYSHALMLAGDNPQWKRGLLHAAMAAGDDSLARSMTDQLLADAPDNARLYILRAGLAQRQNHWPEAIASLEIAQQLMPGNELSWQLAQVYLSQGYYQMAQPHLLQFIHNGIEGHQQQLLEMADYLISQQQYTLADNTLKTLMLSSSLNASERSHGFVSQAMLLAEKNPGKSASQQIDLLQKSLKLNPLNGRALIAMAGLYEDSNPLQAEALYRRAESVSSVQLEALQRHAQLLLTQEAYRRAEQLLQQAVKQSPNDRQLRDNLVLVSRIVQSQG
- a CDS encoding energy transducer TonB, coding for MIQRWFANSLAALLMLTLLLYLSELQTTGSPPEETLLIRKVNTVVVPPPPPPPPSQQQLQQNTAVNLQVSQAEVPVKLKVTTLDVPLPELTAPVISSQTSIEGALEFDVEAVVAAITTFSLDELDEMPRLLTPITVRLPAALRQKGVRQAQVRLHIIIHENGRVELVNIEQMEYPELGASAKRIVKQARFSTPRRQGSKVKAEFIWPLKVSS